CCAGATTGCCGAAAACCATCGCCTGCACGACGACCGCGGTGCCGGCACTGTCGTCCAGGTCGTGATGCGCCCGGTAGCTTATCGCCCGCGGGCTGTTCCACGAGGCGAAGACGGCCTCGATCGCGCCCCGCAGCTGCGCCCAGGGATCGGTAGGAACTTCGGCGTTTTGGTCACCGCCCAGCACGATGCGGCGGTACATCTCGACGAAGCGCCGTCGGGTGTCGCGCGCGAATTCCACCGAGCCGGCGGCCGCAAGTTCTGCTTCGACCGCGTCGTCGATACCGAGGTCGAGCACGGTGTCCATCATCCCGGGCATCGATTGCGCCGCTCCGCTGCGCACGCTGACCAGCAGCGGCCGCGGACCGTGCCCGAACGTGCGCGATGTCTCGCTTTCGAGGGCTTTCATCTTGTCGCGCACGTCATTCCAGATGTCGTCGAGACAGCGTTGCGGATCGGCGAAGAACCTGGCGCACACCTCGGTGGTGATGCAGAATGCCGGGGGCACCGGCAACCCTTGCCGGCGCATCGCATCAATGCCATAACCCTTATTACCCAGCACCATCCGAGGAAGCTGGGCGCCACCGTCCAGCGTCACGACCAGGGGATGCGCTTCGCCCGTCATTTTTGACATGAGATTAGATTCTAACCGAGTGCCCGGATAGCGGAACGGACCTCGTCGACGAAGACGTCGGGCTGTTCCAATGCGGCAAAGTGGCCGCCCTTGCTGACGGCGTTGTAGTAGCGGAGGTCGGTGAATCTGGTGCGTAGCCAGCGTTCGGTGACTCTGATGATTTCTTTCGGAAAGAGGCTGAAGGCGCTGGGCAGGGCGACCTCGGCAAACGAGCTGATCGCCGAGAAGCTTTCCCAATACAACCGGGCCGAGGAGGCGGCCGTGTTGGTCAGCCAATACAGCATCACATTGTCCAAAATGACATCGCGCGCCACGGCCTTCTCCGGATGTCCGTCACAATCCGTCCAGGCGTAGAACTTCTCGGTGATCCAAGCGAGCTGACCGACGGGCGAGTCGGCGAGCCCATACCCCAGCGTCTGCGGGCGGGTGGCCTGCTGCACGGCGTAGGCACCCTCCTGCTCCAGGTACGCCGGCAGTCCCCCCGACGGCCTGCTCGTCGGGGGGTGAGTTCACCGAGGCCGGCCAGCGCTTCGGGCGAAGCCAGCGCCATGTTGACGTGAATCCCGAGCAGCCCGGCCGGACGCTTGATGCCCATCGCCGTGGTCACGAAGGCGCCCCAGTCACCGCCCTGAGCGTAGTAGCCGTGATAGCCCAGGGCGGCCATCAGTTCATCCCACGCGTCGGCGATTCGCTCGATGCCCACGCCCGTTATCGTCGGCTTGGCACTGAACCCGTATCCCGGCAATGAGGGAATGACCACGTGGAAGGCGTCTTCGACCGCGCCACCGAACCGCTCCGGCTCGGTCAGCGGACCGATCACGTCCAGGAACTCCAGCACCGAGCCCGGCCAGCCATGCGTCAGGATCAACGGCCGGGCACCGTCGTGCGGGGAGCGCACATGCAGAAAGTGGACCCCTAAATCGCCGAGTGTCGCGTGGTAGTTCGGATAAGCATTGAGGCGCTCGGCGAGCCGGTTCATGTCGTAGTTCTCCGCCCAGTACCCGGCCAACTCGCGAACATACGACGACGGGATGCCCTGCGACCAGTCCGAGACGGTCTCGGCGTCCGGCCACCGGGTGCGCTTCAACCGCTCGCGCAGGTCGGCGATGTCGGGCTCGGAAATCGTGATACGGAGGTCGTGGATCTCGGCCATTCCGACATTGCCTTCCCATTCGGGTTAACGATCGCTTGCCACCACGCACGCAGCCGATGGTTTGCGCTCTGCTGCAACGAGAATAGTTCGCTAAATGCGGTGGTCAAGAATTTTGGTTCACAAGTTCTCAGAAATATTCGCCGGACGGTGTGCCCGAGCGACGGCCCGCCCCGGCTCTGAGTCCGGTGCACGAGACTCCATCGACACAGCGGGTCTCATCCGATACGATTTTAATGATAATTAGATTCACGCTGGGCGCAGCACGGCGCCCCACCGCACCGAAGGGCTGGTCATGAAGGACGCTCCCGTACCACGTGAGGCAGACGTCGTCGTCGTCGGCTCGGGCCACAACGGGCTGGTCGCGGCCGCGTATCTGGCCAAGGCCGGGCTCGACGTTCTCGTCGTCGAAGCCGCACCCACCGCGGGCGGTATGACATCGACGAATCCCTTTGCCCCCGAGGCGCCCGAATACACGATCAACGAGGCGTCCATCCAGGCGTCGCTGTTCCGCACCACCACCATCGACCAGGACTTGGGCCTGTCCCGCCAGTACGGGCTGCGCCAGACCGTCATCGATCCCGCACACTTCCAACTCGCGGCTGACGGCGCGTCCTTGGGCCTGTGGCGCGACCCCCGCAAGACCGCGGCCGAGCTGGAGTACTTCTCCAAGAAGGACGCTCGCGCGCTGCTGGAACTCTACGAAGTGATCGACGCCGCCGTCGAGATCGGCCTGCCGATGATGCAGACCAGCGTCACCGAGCCGGAGATCAAGAACATCTTGAAGTCGGCTCGCGCGGTGCTGAAGAACCGTAAGCAACTAGCCGCTCTTGGCCGCTGGATGTCCAGTTCGCAGGCTGAGGCCGTCGAAGAGAGCTTCGAGCACGACATGATCCGCGCGCCGATGCTGTCGAGCCTGCCGTTCATGCCGTTCGACGCCGATATGTCCGGCTGGTCGTTGATCTACCTCGGTGTGCTGAGCAAGTACGGCGTGGCAATGTTCCACGGCGGCACCGGATCCTTGCCCAAAGCGCTGATCGGCGTGATCAAGGACAACCACGGCGACGTGATAACCAACTCGCCCGTCGAGGAGCTGATCGTCACCAACAACCGGTGCACCGGGGTGCGCATCCGGGGCGGAGCCGAAATACGGGCCCGTCGCGCAGTGCTCACCGCGTGCAGCCCGAAGACCACGCTGACCAGGTTGTTGCCCCGCGGCGTGCTGGAGCCCAAGAAGCAGAATGCCGCCGACCACATTCCGACCCGCAAGCGGGGTATCGCCGACGCCAAGGTGAACGTGGCGCTGTCCGGGCGGGTCGACATGTCCAAACACGAGAAGTGGCGTGGCGACGGCATCGACATGCGACAGGCCTGCAACTGCTACCACACCTACGAGCAGGCCCTCGAAGCCGCACGTGCCTGTGTGCGCGGCAAGGTTCCCGACGCGATTCCGGGGCTGGCCCAGGTGACCAACTCCTTCGACCCGTCGATGTCGCCGCCGGGTAAGGATCTGTGGTGGTTCTGGACCGGCCTGACCCCCTCTTACCCCGAGGACGGCTGGGACGTGGCCCGCAAGAAGATCACCGACAGCATCCTCAGAGACGCTGAGATCTACTACAAAGGCGTGGAAGACATGCAGGTCGCCGTCCGCCCGCTGGTGCTGCCCGACATCGAGGAGCGGTTCTGGGCGATCGACGGTTCGGTCTATCACGTGGATCCGACCATCAGCCGGTTCGGCCCGAACAAGCCGGTGGCCGGCTTCGCCGGCTACAAGACTCCCGTCGACGGCCTCTACCTCACCGGGTCGGGCACGCACCCGGTCGCCGGCATCAGCGGTATGCCCGGGCAGAACGCGGCACGCGTCATGCTCAAGCACCTCCGCCTCGAGGACAAGGGCGGCCGACTCGGCGTCCTCAAGGAGTTGGTGACGCGCCGTAAGAAGGTCGAGGCCGACCCGTACTCCAGCGGACAGAACGACCCCTTCCCGGGCCAGTTATAGCCGCGAAACCCCGCCCGGCAGCGGCTGCCGTCGAATTCTTCTATTTACCAACCATTCTGGGTGCACCGGACACTCGAGTGACGGTGCCGCGGCTCCCGTCGACTCGAATCGTGTCCCCGTTTCGAATGAGTGCCGTTCCGGTTCGTACATTTGTGACGCCTGGCCAGCACAACGGGATAGCGCATTGGGGTGTTCGGGGGAAGCGCGGTGATGTTGTCCGCGGTATCGCCGAGGATGTTGGCGGCCACTTCCGCGGCGTTGGTGCCGGGCAGTCCCGCGCCCACCGACAGGATCAGGTTCACGTTGAGCACGGCACGCCCGAATACGATACCGAGTGCGGTGTCATCGGGATCGTCGGTGACCTTTCGCCCCTGGGCGCGTGATATCACACCCATTTCCGCGTAGCTGCCCCGCACACTCCGCTCGAAGGGCCCAGTCCAGAACGTATATGTCAACGGGGTTAGCACGCCGGGCACCGCCTCGGCGACATTGCCTGTGGTCCACCAAGTTCGGCTGCTCGACGGCCGGTGGATGACGCCAGGATCGGTCGTGCTCCGCGTAACGGGTTCGGCGCTCATGCGGACGCCGGATCCACCCGCCGCACGATCTGGATCAGGCCGTTACCCCCGTCCAGCCGGATGACATCGCCGGTGCGCAGCATCCGCACCGCATGCCCGGTGCTGACGACACAGGGGATGCCCAGTTCGCGAGCCACCACGGCCGTGTGGCTCATGACGCCGCCGATATCGGCGACCAGGCCGCCGGAGACGAACATCAGTGACGCCCAACCGGGATCGGTATCGCGGGCGACCAGGATCTCTCCCGGCACAATCTCGCATGTGCCCGGGTCCAGCGCCACCCGCACCGGAGCCTCGACCACGCCGGGACTGGCGGCAACGCCGGAAATGGTCTCGGCGGCTGGATCGATCACGGGCTGGTCGACCACCGGTTCGGGTACCCCGACCCAGACGGCAGGCACATCCATCGAGGTATAGATCTGGTGGATCACGCGGCGCTGCGTGACGGCATCGCGGAAGCCCGCGGAATCGGCGCTCACGATCTCGTTCGCGGTCAACATGAACACGTCGTCGCGATGGTCGAGTACCCCGTCGGCCACCAGCAGGTCACCGAGATGGCGCGCCGCGGCCCGAATTACGTCGAAGTTCTGCACAAACGCGCCTTTTCCTATCCCGCGCATCGGGACATAGCGGCGCGCGAGCTTGAGCAGCAACCGCGCGACCGGCCGCTTGACCGCGGGCACCCGCGCGATCAGCTCACGCTCGGCGGCTTCGCGGTCCGCGATCCGGCGACGCGCCGCGGCAGCGGGCGAATCTTCCTCGCGCAGGGAACGATACGTTTCGATCAGCCGGATGACCGGCGCCGGATCCTCCCGCCAGGGCACCGACAACAGGTCCCCTTCAGCGGGCCCATGGAATCCATAGCGGTCGATGAACTGCGCTAGCGACATGCGGTCATGCGCGCACTCCCACAGGTCGACCAACACCTCGGTCTCCTCGTGCCCGCCGTGGCCGGCCATCAGGCGTTGCGGGTCGATACCGGCAGATTTCGCGAGTTTGACCAGCTGCTCGAAGGCGGGCTGAACCGCCCCGAACACCAGGGTGGTGTGATCGACGATGGTACGGCCCGTCCTCGGGATGGCCTCGGCGAGCAGCCGCCTGGTGGCGTCGGCGTCGAGCCCGGGTAACGTCCGCAGCGATTCCGACCAGTAGCTGCGAGCGTCAGCACGCTGCCCCGCAACGATCCGGGGATATTTCACAAACGGCACCCACATGCGGCTCAGCACCCGCGGGTAATGACGGAACTGGCGACGACGTACGTACCCGTCGGGCACATAGCCGAAAATGTCCTTCGCGGTAGCCTCGCCGTTGCCGCCGGGGATGCGGTCGACCCAGTCGCAAAGCAGGTCAACGCGCAGTGCGCAGCGACCGAAATGAAAGCCGATGATGCGGTTGGCGCGGTCCGGTGTGTACCGGGCCTCCTCCGGCGACAACGCGCCAATCACCTTGAACGTCTCCCGGAACGCCAACTCGGCATGCTCCTCGAAAATCGAAGCGCCCAGCGGCGATTGCACTCCGGGGACCGCCTCGCCCGCATTGGTGGTGCTCCACGTCGCATCCGGCGGAGAACCGAAATTGGTCACACTGATTGCGCGCCAATGTGGTTCGGCGGCGCCGGGCGGGTCAGGACGGTTGCTCCACACCGTTTCCGGCCTGCCTTGTACCAGGTGCACTTCGCCGTAGGCGTCCACCGCCCACTCGATGTCCATCGGGCGTCCCGCGGCCTTCTCGATGCGCAGGCCGAGTTGCGCTATCCGCCGGGCCACTTCGTCGCTGATGCTCGGCGCGCTCCCCTCGTCGGGTGCAAGTTCGACCAGACGGACCGTGGAAGTGAGCCGATCGAAACGGTGCGCACGCGACTGGGCCGCGATCTCGCACCTGCTGATTTCGCCGGTGGCCTTGTCGATCCAGAACCTGTCGGTTTCGACATCGCCTTTGACGACGCCCTCCCCCAGCCCCAGCGCCGACTCGAGGTAGATCTGTGAGCGGTCGCCGGTGACAGGCTCGAGCGTCATCGCAACACCCGCGGCGGCCGCGGGCACCATGCGCTGCACCACGACGGCAATCGCGACGTCCTCCGGCGCGACACCCACCCGCGCCCGATAGCCGATCGCCTGTGGCGTGAACAGGCTTGCCCAGCAACGGATTATCGAGCGCTCAACGGCCGCGCAGCCCACGACCCACAACTCCGTTTCCTGCTGGCCTGCGAACGATGCGTCCTCGCGGTCCTCGGCGATGGCACTCGAGCGAACCGCGACCGGTCCGGTACCCAGTCGCTCCCAGGCGGCCCGGATCGCCGTCGTCACCTCACCGGGCAACGTCATGTCGGCGAACAACGACGCGATCTCCTCCGACGCATGCCGGTCGGCGGCGGGATCCCCGGTGCCGGCAAGGATCTCGGGCAGCATGGTATCGAGCCCGGCGGCTACGACCGCATTGCGGTATGCCGTTGTGGTGACCACGAATCCGTCGGGCACAGCGAGGTCGAGAGCCCTGAGGTCATACAGTCCGCGTGCCTTACCCCCGACGGCGCCGGCCATTTCCGGGGTGCACTCGTCGAGCCACAACACCGCCGCACCTGCAACCCTCGCCGGCTCCTTCGGCATGGTCGATCACAACTCGTCGACGGCGAACGTGGCGCGGGAGACGCGCGAGCGTTTGCAGCTGCGCTCGAGGTGCCCGTAGCCGACGACTCCGGCCCCTGTGGTGAACCGCGCCGGACATTCCGCCAGAAACAGCGGTTCGCCGGGGGCACGCCAATCGAGCCCGTTGGCATTGTCGTTGAGTTCGGAGATGGTGGCTGGAAGTGTGTGCAGCACTTCGACACTCCACTCCTCGCAGCGCCCGGACTCGGTGGTCACACCGAGCTCGAAGCGTTGCGGTGCACCCAGCAGCGAGCTGAGCCGGACCGCCTTGGCCTCGATGATCGGATCGGTTGCGCCGTCCTCGAGCAGCAAGGCACCCACCGTCGACGCCGGGGCGCCGTCCGGGGCATCCACCAGAATCAACACCAGACCCAGATCGGGCAGCGGCGCGTTGACGAACACGTGCCCTCCGAAGCCATCCCAGGTCCGCACCCCGGACGAATGGTCGCCCCAGCCGGGGCCGTTCAGGCTCCACGTCTGCCCGTCGACAGTGAGCGAACCATGCACCCGGTACTGGTGCTGGGTGTGTACCTCGGCCCACTCCGCGGAATCCCCCGCATGGCTGAACGGCGACCACAGAGCACGAATCGGTTCGGCGTCGAGCTGCCAGGTCATGTAAACGCTGGCGCCCTGGCCCGCCGGGTAGTGCGCGAGCGCCGCCGTCGGCTGCCGTTCGGGAGCGCCGCGGAACGAACAGGTGGCCCCGCCGTCGGGTCTTCCGCGCAAGCTGCAAATGTGCGACGCGACGGTCCACTCGTCGGGATCGCTTCCCCACGAACGGTCGACCGCGAGCGTGCCGTCCGGCAAGTAGGCCACCGATTGGATCCACCACAGGTCGAGATCGTCACGGTAACGTCCGGCGTGCAGGAACAGGCCGACCCGGTCGTCGTCATTCCAGCAGCCGAACCATTTGGTTTCGCTCCATGCCGCAACGTCGCGCTTCGGCAGCCGATTGGGAAACACCGCTAGACCACGGCGCTGCGTAGGTCTTGGCGCCAGTTCAACGCCGGCCCGAATGACGGCAGCACCCCGGGGCCGCTCGCGACAAGGTGGGGGAATTGCCTGCAGACACGAGGCGATGACGCCGTGGTAGCCGGGGCTGCTTTGCAGATTCCCGAAGTCGTAGGCCAGCGGGGCATCGTCTGTCAGTGTCGTGCGCATGTCGATCGACATCCGAATCGATGGGGTGCCTTCGATCTCGGCGACCCAGTACTCGTTTTCGGCGACACCGTCGGGCAGCTCCGATGTCCCGACGAACCAGTGGTACTCCATCGTGAAAAAACGCCTCGTTACCGATGGAATCGACCCAGCCCTGAAAGCGGTGTACGACGCGGCCCAGAGTGCCCTTTTCGATCTTGGTGTGCAGCATGGTGACGTCAGTGGTCGCCGGCAGATACTCGTGGGTCTCCTCGACGCGGTCATAGCTGACGCCGAGTGTCTTCTCGACGGTGCGGCCGATCGCGTGCAGGAAGTTGGTGGAGATACCCGGTCCGATCGGGCTGGCCTCGGCCACCTCCACGGGTCCGCCGAAGCCGACGACGGCCAGCAGCTCGGCGGGCACCGCGTGACAGTCCCACAGCTCTTGCAGCCGAATGGTTTTGATGTCCGTGCAGATTCCGGTGATACCCATCAGCACCCGGTCGCTGATCAGGTCGGGGTCGATGCCGGTGGCGTGGAAGGTCGAACCTCCCTTACTGCAGGCCTCGGCGAGGCGATCGCCGAAGCCGTCGGAGCGATAGAGCACGGCGTTGTGGTACGGCAGCGGAGTAACGACGTTGTGGCCGGCCGCCAGGATTGCGAGCAGCTCGGCGTCGGCGTTGTTGATGCCGAAGTCACGAGGCGTGTAGATCACGCAGTCCGCCTCGACCGCGAGCAGGGCGTCGACATCATCGGTCGCGGTCACCCCGAGGGGGTTGATCCCGATCAGCTCGCCCGCGTCCTTGCCAACCTTGCCGGCGGAGAAGGCGCGCAGGCCCACCAGCTCGAATGCCTCCAGCCGGGCGATCTCCCAAAGTGCAACGCCGCCAAGGCCGCCCGGGCCCCAAACGATGACCTTGTAGCTCTCGCGCATACCGCTCCCCGTCCGACAACTCGCTGTCCAAATTAATTATGAACGTGTGTTCAGAGATACTGTGCTGCCGGTCACATGTCAAGAGGGTGGAGCCGGAGATTACGCCCGGCGGTAACGGGCAATCAGCTTTGCGTACGCAGCCCGGAGATCGCATCGAGCAACGCCTCGAGACCCGTCCGGAACGTGTCGTCGCCCGGTTCCTCGTTCTGAACGCGAGCCGCCGCGTGCAGATACGGAAACACATCCGGGCTCAAGTCACGGCGACGCTTCAATTCGGATGCCCGGTGCGCGCGGGTGTGCGCCTGAAGCACGACGATGTCACCCACCGCGAGGGACACCAGCATATTCAACGCACGCAACTGATTCGGGGTCGAAAGCCCAGCGCCGGCAAGCGAACCGAGCAGGTGCTCGCGGATCGGGTCCATGGCCTCCGCGCCGACACCAGCGCCTACCAACGACACCGCTGCAGGTCGAGCCCGCAGTGCTGCATGAAAGGCGACCATGGTGTCGCGCAGCTCAGTACGCCAATTCCCGGACCGAACAATGCTGCGCATGACCGGCGCGAGTGCTCGCGCCAGGGCGGCCTCGACCATCGTCTGCTTGCTGTCGAAGTAGTTGTACAGCGTGCCGGGGCTGGCACCGAGACGGGCGGCGACCGCACGGACATTGAGACCCTCGAGTCCGTGCTCAGCGAGCAGCGATAGCGCTGCGTCGAGGACCTCGTCCTCGGTCAGCTTTCGTGGGGGGCCTGGTCGGACAGCGATGGACCCGCAGTCTAGTCCTGGATTGACAATGCGCCAGTGGGGCACTCGCTCACAGCCTGTTCGACCGCGGGGCGTTCGCCCTCGGGCGGTTCGGGATCGATTGCGTGCGACTGGCCGTCGTCACCGACCTCGAACACCGCCGGCGCGGTGACCTCGCACAGTCCGATTCCCGAGCACTTGGTGGGGTCGACCGCCACGCGCATCAGAAAACCTTCCGCATGATCTTCAGCGCCCGCGGACTGTACGGCGGGTAGACCAGCCGCAGATCGGGTTTGGCCGTCTTGGAGAGCACCGCGCGCCGATGACTCAGCGCCTCGAAACCCCACTTTCCGTGATAGGCCCCCATGCCGCTGGCGCCGACACCCCCGAACGGCAGCGAGGGCACCAGACACTGCATAGCGACATGATTGATCACGGCGCCGCCGGACGGAATGCGGTCGATCAGGTCGCGGCCGATCTGGCCAGAAGCGAAGACATACAGCGCCAACGGCTTTGGCCTACTGTTTACGAAATCGACTGCCTGATCGAGCGATTCGACCGCCAAGACCGGAAGTATCGGACCGAAGATCTCCTCGGACATCACCGGATCGGTCGGTGCCGGATCGACGATCACCGTCGGTTCGATCCGCAGGGTGGCGGCATCCGACCGGCCCCCGGTCACGACTTTCCCGTCGGTGGCGCTGATCAGCGAAACCAGGCGGTCGAACTGGCGTTGATTGACGATCCGCAACGCCGGATCCGGCTCCCCCGAACGGAAATCACGGACATTGGCGACGATCCTGCCGACCAATTGGTCGACGATCCGGCGGTCGGCCAGCACGTAGTCCGGCGCGATGCAGGTTTGACCCGAATTCAACAGCTTCACCCACGCGATGCGGCGCGCGGCGACATCGATGTCGGCGTCGGCCGCAACGATCACCGGGCTCTTGCCGCCCAGTTCCAGCGTCACCGGGGTGAGGGTCGGTGCTGCCGCGGCCATGATCTTCTTTCCGACCTCGGTGCCGCCGGTGAACAACACGTGATCGAAGCCCGCCGCCAGCAACTCCTGGGTCACGGTGGCATCGCCTTCGACGACGCGGACTGCCTCCGGGTCGACGTAGAGCGGAAGCAACCGCGCCAACAGCGCCGACGTCGCAGGTGCCAACTCCGACGGTTTGATGACCGCGCAATTGCCCGCGGCCACCGCGGCCACCAGCGGCGCCAGGCTCAGATACAGCGGGTAATTCCACGGCCCGATCACCAGCACCACGCCCAGCGGATCGTACTGCACCCAGGCGCGGCCGGGTAACTGCGCCAACGGTAGTGACTCACGGCGTCTGCGCATCCACCGCTTCAAATGCTTGCGCGCATACACCGCTTCGCCTTTGGTCGAAGCGACATCACCCAACCACGCCTCGGCCGGCGAGCGACCCAGGTCTTGGGCCAGGGCCGCGGCGATGTCCGGCTCGCGCTCCTCGACCAACCGCTCGATTCCCCCGCAACTGCTCCAGCCGCCACTTCAGGCTGCGGGTGCGGCCGGAACCGAAGACACGGCGCAGATCGCCGAGCACGCTGGCATTGTCGGTGGTCTGAAGTTCGTCAATAGTCATGGCTTCTCCTGAGCCGGCTCAGATTTCGGGGGGCCGGCACCACGCCACTGGCCACCGCCCCGCTGATCCCGCCGTCGACCGCGAGCGCCTGCCCGTTGACCCACCGCGCATCGTCTGACGCCAGGAACAACACCACATCGGCGATGTCCTCCGGGCTGGCGTGCCGCCCGAGCAGATTCTTCAACCCGTCCAGGGTGTCCTTGCCCATCGACTCCTCGAAGTCCACCAGAATCGGTGTCTCCACGGGCCCGGGCAACACCGCATTGATCCGAAAACCCATCTCCGCCAACGCCAGACCCATCGACATGGCGTAGACGGTGGTGACCTCCTTGGAGAAGTTGTAGGCATTGCCCTGCTGCGGGTTGGCCTTGAACCATGCCGCACCCTCTTCGAAGGTGTCGGTGCACAGCAGATCGCGAATCGCGTCGAGTCGCTGCGGCCAGCCGAAGCCGGCGGTCGACGACACAATTGTCACCGCCGCGCCCGGGTTGAGCCGCTCGAAGAACGACTCGGTCAAGTGCCGCACCGCAAAACTGTTGACGGCCATGACCAGATCGGCGGGAGCGGTGCCGGGAATGCCGGCAACGTTGATCAGCCCGTCGAACTCACCAGTGAGTTGCTCCACAGCGGTGTCGATACTGTGCGGGTTGGCCAGGTCGACCTCGATGTGTTGGGTCACCTTGGCGGTCGGTTGATTGCGGTCCAGGCAGTAGACCTCAGCGCCGGCAGCCAGCAGTCGCTCGGCGACCGCATGCCCGATACCTGATGCGGCGCCGGTGACGACGTAACGTTTGCCCGTGAACTCGGCCATGATTCTCCTAATCGAGGGTGTACGGC
The nucleotide sequence above comes from Mycobacterium kiyosense. Encoded proteins:
- a CDS encoding 3-alpha-hydroxysteroid dehydrogenase; this translates as MAEFTGKRYVVTGAASGIGHAVAERLLAAGAEVYCLDRNQPTAKVTQHIEVDLANPHSIDTAVEQLTGEFDGLINVAGIPGTAPADLVMAVNSFAVRHLTESFFERLNPGAAVTIVSSTAGFGWPQRLDAIRDLLCTDTFEEGAAWFKANPQQGNAYNFSKEVTTVYAMSMGLALAEMGFRINAVLPGPVETPILVDFEESMGKDTLDGLKNLLGRHASPEDIADVVLFLASDDARWVNGQALAVDGGISGAVASGVVPAPRNLSRLRRSHDY
- a CDS encoding aldehyde dehydrogenase (frameshifted, insertion at around 4803959); translated protein: MVEEREPDIAAALAQDLGRSPAEAWLGDVASTKGEAVYARKHLKRWMRRRRESLPLAQLPGRAWVQYDPLGVVLVIGPWNYPLYLSLAPLVAAVAAGNCAVIKPSELAPATSALLARLLPLYVDPEAVRVVEGDATVTQELLAAGFDHVLFTGGTEVGKKIMAAAAPTLTPVTLELGGKSPVIVAADADIDVAARRIAWVKLLNSGQTCIAPDYVLADRRIVDQLVGRIVANVRDFRSGEPDPALRIVNQRQFDRLVSLISATDGKVVTGGRSDAATLRIEPTVIVDPAPTDPVMSEEIFGPILPVLAVESLDQAVDFVNSRPKPLALYVFASGQIGRDLIDRIPSGGAVINHVAMQCLVPSLPFGGVGASGMGAYHGKWGFEALSHRRAVLSKTAKPDLRLVYPPYSPRALKIMRKVF
- a CDS encoding hypothetical protein (frameshifted, insertion at around 4793748,4793797) — translated: MAEIHDLRITISEPDIADLRERLKRTRWPDAETVSDWSQGIPSSYVRELAGYWAENYDMNRLAERLNAYPNYHATLGDLGVHFLHVRSPHDGARPLILTHGWPGSVLEFLDVIGPLTEPERFGGAVEDAFHVVIPSLPGYGFSAKPTITGVGIERIADAWDELMAALGYHGYYAQGGDWGAFVTTAMGIKRPAGLLGIHVNMALASPEALAGLGELTPRRAGRRGDCRRTWSRRVPTPCSRPPARRRWGMGSPTRPSVSSLGSPRSSTPGRIVTDIRRRPWRAMSFWTM
- the fdx gene encoding ferredoxin, whose protein sequence is MRVAVDPTKCSGIGLCEVTAPAVFEVGDDGQSHAIDPEPPEGERPAVEQAVSECPTGALSIQD
- a CDS encoding hypothetical protein (frameshifted, deletion at around 4793749), with the protein product MLYWLTNTAASSARLYWESFSAISSFAEVALPSAFSLFPKEIIRVTERWLRTRFTDLRYYNAVSKGGHFAALEQPDVFVDEVRSAIRALG
- the crtO_4 gene encoding beta-carotene ketolase; amino-acid sequence: MKDAPVPREADVVVVGSGHNGLVAAAYLAKAGLDVLVVEAAPTAGGMTSTNPFAPEAPEYTINEASIQASLFRTTTIDQDLGLSRQYGLRQTVIDPAHFQLAADGASLGLWRDPRKTAAELEYFSKKDARALLELYEVIDAAVEIGLPMMQTSVTEPEIKNILKSARAVLKNRKQLAALGRWMSSSQAEAVEESFEHDMIRAPMLSSLPFMPFDADMSGWSLIYLGVLSKYGVAMFHGGTGSLPKALIGVIKDNHGDVITNSPVEELIVTNNRCTGVRIRGGAEIRARRAVLTACSPKTTLTRLLPRGVLEPKKQNAADHIPTRKRGIADAKVNVALSGRVDMSKHEKWRGDGIDMRQACNCYHTYEQALEAARACVRGKVPDAIPGLAQVTNSFDPSMSPPGKDLWWFWTGLTPSYPEDGWDVARKKITDSILRDAEIYYKGVEDMQVAVRPLVLPDIEERFWAIDGSVYHVDPTISRFGPNKPVAGFAGYKTPVDGLYLTGSGTHPVAGISGMPGQNAARVMLKHLRLEDKGGRLGVLKELVTRRKKVEADPYSSGQNDPFPGQL